A single genomic interval of Cucumis sativus cultivar 9930 chromosome 7, Cucumber_9930_V3, whole genome shotgun sequence harbors:
- the LOC101216677 gene encoding pentatricopeptide repeat-containing protein At2g36730 isoform X2, with the protein MVRLWISAVHQFFPINVHNYSSKPKFLSTKHQLLSLLNHCSSTNHLFEIHAQILVSGLQNDSFFTTELLRVAALSPSRNLSYGCSLLFHCHFHSATMPWNFIIRGYSSSDSPQEAISLFGEMRRRGVRPNNLTFPFLLKACATLATLQEDETTMVVILSACAELGNLSLGRWVHSQVVGRGMVLNVQLGTAFVDMYAKSGDVGCARHVFNCLKQKSVWTWSAMILGLAQHGFANEAIELFTNMMSSPIVPNHVTFIGVLCACSHAGLVDKSYHYFNLMERVYGIKPMMIHYGSMVDVLGRAGQVKEAYELIMSMPVEPDPIVWRTLLSACSGRDVNGGAEVAEEARKRLLELEPKRGGNVVMVANKFAELGMWKQAADYRRTMKDRGIKKMAGESCIELGGSLRKFFSGFDSRAAPDGIYDLLDGLNLHMQLTNF; encoded by the exons ATGGTTCGACTCTGGATCTCTGCCGTCCATCAATTTTTTCCTATTAACGTCCACAACTATAGTTCAAAACCCAAATTTCTCTCTACAAAGCATCAACTCCTTTCCCTTCTCAACCACTGTTCCTCAACGAATCACCTTTTTGAAATCCATGCACAAATCCTCGTCTCTGGCCTTCAAAATGACTCATTTTTCACCACGGAACTCCTCCGCGTCGCTGCTCTATCACCCTCCAGAAATCTCAGCTATGGCTGCTCTCTCCTCTTCCATTGCCACTTTCATTCCGCCACTATGCCATGGAATTTTATCATTAGGGGATATTCCTCGAGTGATTCTCCGCAAGAGGCCATTTCGTTATTTGGGGAAATGCGAAGACGTGGAGTCAGACCCAATAACCTCACTTTCCCTTTCCTTCTCAAGGCCTGTGCAACACTTGCGACCCTCCAAGAAG ATGAGACTACGATGGTGGTGATATTATCAGCTTGTGCGGAGCTTGGCAATTTGAGCTTAGGGAGATGGGTTCATTCTCAAGTGGTGGGAAGAGGGATGGTTTTGAATGTTCAATTGGGCACTGCCTTCGTCGACATGTATGCAAAATCCGGCGATGTGGGATGTGCTAGGCATGTATTCAATTGTTTGAAACAGAAAAGTGTATGGACATGGAGTGCAATGATTTTGGGTCTAGCCCAACATGGATTTGCGAATGAAGCTATTGAACTCTTCACAAATATGATGAGCTCCCCTATAGTTCCCAACCATGTCACCTTCATTGGTGTCCTATGTGCTTGCAGCCATGCTGGATTGGTGGATAAAAGCTACCACTACTTCAACCTTATGGAGAGAGTTTACGGGATAAAGCCGATGATGATACATTACGGATCAATGGTGGATGTTTTAGGTCGTGCAGGTCAAGTCAAGGAAGCCTATGAGCTCATCATGAGCATGCCTGTGGAGCCTGATCCAATTGTGTGGAGGACATTGCTGAGTGCGTGCAGTGGTCGTGACGTCAATGGTGGGGCTGAGGTTGCAGAGGAGGCAAGGAAGAGATTGCTAGAGCTCGAGCCAAAGAGAGGTGGGAATGTGGTGATGGTTGCGAACAAGTTTGCTGAACTTGGTATGTGGAAACAAGCAGCAGATTACCGGAGAACGATGAAAGATAGGGGAATAAAAAAGATGGCTGGGGAGAGTTGCATCGAATTAGGTGGCTCTTTGCGTAAATTCTTTTCAGGCTTTGATTCTCGAGCTGCTCCTGATGGCATTTACGATTTGCTTGATGGATTGAATCTGCATATGCAATTGACAAACTTTTAA
- the LOC101216677 gene encoding pentatricopeptide repeat-containing protein At2g36730 isoform X1 has translation MVRLWISAVHQFFPINVHNYSSKPKFLSTKHQLLSLLNHCSSTNHLFEIHAQILVSGLQNDSFFTTELLRVAALSPSRNLSYGCSLLFHCHFHSATMPWNFIIRGYSSSDSPQEAISLFGEMRRRGVRPNNLTFPFLLKACATLATLQEGKQFHAIAIKCGLDLDVYVRNTLIYFYGSCKRMSGARKVFDEMTERTLVSWNAVITACVENFCFDEAIDYFLKMGNHGFEPDETTMVVILSACAELGNLSLGRWVHSQVVGRGMVLNVQLGTAFVDMYAKSGDVGCARHVFNCLKQKSVWTWSAMILGLAQHGFANEAIELFTNMMSSPIVPNHVTFIGVLCACSHAGLVDKSYHYFNLMERVYGIKPMMIHYGSMVDVLGRAGQVKEAYELIMSMPVEPDPIVWRTLLSACSGRDVNGGAEVAEEARKRLLELEPKRGGNVVMVANKFAELGMWKQAADYRRTMKDRGIKKMAGESCIELGGSLRKFFSGFDSRAAPDGIYDLLDGLNLHMQLTNF, from the coding sequence ATGGTTCGACTCTGGATCTCTGCCGTCCATCAATTTTTTCCTATTAACGTCCACAACTATAGTTCAAAACCCAAATTTCTCTCTACAAAGCATCAACTCCTTTCCCTTCTCAACCACTGTTCCTCAACGAATCACCTTTTTGAAATCCATGCACAAATCCTCGTCTCTGGCCTTCAAAATGACTCATTTTTCACCACGGAACTCCTCCGCGTCGCTGCTCTATCACCCTCCAGAAATCTCAGCTATGGCTGCTCTCTCCTCTTCCATTGCCACTTTCATTCCGCCACTATGCCATGGAATTTTATCATTAGGGGATATTCCTCGAGTGATTCTCCGCAAGAGGCCATTTCGTTATTTGGGGAAATGCGAAGACGTGGAGTCAGACCCAATAACCTCACTTTCCCTTTCCTTCTCAAGGCCTGTGCAACACTTGCGACCCTCCAAGAAGGTAAGCAGTTTCATGCTATTGCCATAAAGTGTGGTTTAGATTTAGATGTATATGTTCGGAATACTCTGATTTATTTCTATGGGTCCTGCAAAAGAATGTCTGGTGCACGAAAGGTGTTCGATGAAATGACAGAAAGAACTTTAGTTTCATGGAATGCGGTTATTACAGCGTGTGTTGAGAATTTTTGCTTTGATGAAGCGATTGACTACTTTCTGAAAATGGGAAACCATGGTTTTGAGCCAGATGAGACTACGATGGTGGTGATATTATCAGCTTGTGCGGAGCTTGGCAATTTGAGCTTAGGGAGATGGGTTCATTCTCAAGTGGTGGGAAGAGGGATGGTTTTGAATGTTCAATTGGGCACTGCCTTCGTCGACATGTATGCAAAATCCGGCGATGTGGGATGTGCTAGGCATGTATTCAATTGTTTGAAACAGAAAAGTGTATGGACATGGAGTGCAATGATTTTGGGTCTAGCCCAACATGGATTTGCGAATGAAGCTATTGAACTCTTCACAAATATGATGAGCTCCCCTATAGTTCCCAACCATGTCACCTTCATTGGTGTCCTATGTGCTTGCAGCCATGCTGGATTGGTGGATAAAAGCTACCACTACTTCAACCTTATGGAGAGAGTTTACGGGATAAAGCCGATGATGATACATTACGGATCAATGGTGGATGTTTTAGGTCGTGCAGGTCAAGTCAAGGAAGCCTATGAGCTCATCATGAGCATGCCTGTGGAGCCTGATCCAATTGTGTGGAGGACATTGCTGAGTGCGTGCAGTGGTCGTGACGTCAATGGTGGGGCTGAGGTTGCAGAGGAGGCAAGGAAGAGATTGCTAGAGCTCGAGCCAAAGAGAGGTGGGAATGTGGTGATGGTTGCGAACAAGTTTGCTGAACTTGGTATGTGGAAACAAGCAGCAGATTACCGGAGAACGATGAAAGATAGGGGAATAAAAAAGATGGCTGGGGAGAGTTGCATCGAATTAGGTGGCTCTTTGCGTAAATTCTTTTCAGGCTTTGATTCTCGAGCTGCTCCTGATGGCATTTACGATTTGCTTGATGGATTGAATCTGCATATGCAATTGACAAACTTTTAA